The proteins below are encoded in one region of Triticum aestivum cultivar Chinese Spring chromosome 1B, IWGSC CS RefSeq v2.1, whole genome shotgun sequence:
- the LOC123097941 gene encoding transcription factor MYB4, translating into MGRAPCCDKARVKRGPWSPEEDEQLRAYVRANGFGGNWIALPHKAGLNRCGKSCRLRWLNYLRPDIRHGGYTEQEDRVICSLYASIGSRWSIIASKLPGRTDNDVKNYWNTKLKKKAMPMRGPHYHHHAGLGLEAGAGAFSAPATPSGPTPARSWSQCVPSSLQAAALSPAASGSSSVDTSSSGGDMCFAAAGMYQPQHPMQGFVHVDSSPQTVLAPMPLDVPAATGIWASSMPAAGDVGGVALEDAFLADLGAYGDLLLGGFGGQLLQDNKAAAAMELPGACYFPNMAEMWAADHAHANAKPPQGLCNTFT; encoded by the exons ATGGGGCGCGCGCCGTGCTGCGACAAGGCGAGAGTGAAGCGGGGGccgtggtcgccggaggaggacgaGCAGCTGCGGGCCTACGTCCGGGCTAATGGCTTCGGCGGCAACTGGATCGCCCTGCCGCACAAAGCAG GGCTGAACCGGTGCGGCAAGAGCTGCCGCCTGCGGTGGCTCAACTacctgaggccggacatccggcacggCGGCTACACGGAGCAGGAGGACCGCGTCATCTGCTCCCTCTACGCCTCCATCGGCAGCCGCTGGTCCATCATCGCCTCCAAGCTCCCCGGCCGCACCGACAACGACGTCAAGAACTACTGGAACACCAAGCTCAAGAAGAAGGCCATGCCCATGCGTGGCCCTCACTACCACCACCACGCCGGCCTCGGACTCGAAGCCGGAGCCGGAGCCTTCTCCGCGCCCGCCACGCCCTCAGGTCCTACTCCTGCCCGGTCCTGGAGCCAATGCGTGCCGTCCTCCCTGCAGGCCGCGGCGCTCTCGCCGGCGGCGTCCGGCTCCTCCTCCGTCGACACCAGCTCATCAGGCGGCGACATGTGCTTCGCCGCCGCCGGCATGTACCAGCCGCAGCACCCCATGCAGGGGTTCGTGCACGTAGACTCGTCGCCCCAGACCGTGCTCGCGCCCATGCCGCTGGACGTCCCCGCCGCCACTGGCATCTGGGCGTCGTCCATGCCTGCAGCGGGCGACGTCGGTGGCGTGGCactggaggacgcgttcctcgcCGACCTCGGCGCCTACGGCGATCTGCTGCTCGGCGGCTTCGGCGGACAGCTGCTGCAGGACAAcaaggccgccgccgccatggagctCCCCGGGGCGTGCTACTTCCCCAACATGGCGGAGATGTGGGCCGCCGACCACGCCCACGCCAACGCCAAGCCGCCGCAGGGCCTCTGCAACACGTTCACATAG